TATATAAAGTGAATAACTCCCCTCCAACAGGTTCATACTAACTGTATAAATGTGTTGCATGGAGGGAATGTTATGGCAATCCACTATCAGTGCCGCCATTGTGGGACGACTGTAGGGACACTTTCAAATGTCGCGCTTCATTCGGAACAATTGGGGCTGCATACGCTGTCTGAGGAAGAGCGGTTACACATGGTTCTTTACCAGGAGAATGGGGACATTCAAGTCAGGACGATCTGTGAAGATTGTCAAGAAAGTCTGGAACGGAATCCGGACTATCATCAATTAGATCATATCATTCAGTAAGAACGCTTTGGTTAGGAGCCAAAGCATTTTTCTGTTTACGTTTGAGAATATATATAGAACGATCCATAGGGGAGGAGCGTACACTTGAAAGGTATTTTAAAGCAGGTTCATCAAAGTGAAGAAATCCAATCCATCATCGCCGGGGTGGAGGAACAGTTATCGGAACAGCTCGTTGCCGGATTGGCAGGTTCTTCCCGTACGGCATATATTGCCGACGTCTACCTTCAAACAAATAAATCCACCATTGTGGTGACGCATAATTTGTTTCAAGCTCAAAAAATTTATGATGATTTGATTCAATTTTTATCCGAGGATGAGGTGTACCTTTATTCTGCGAATGAATTGATCGCCGCGGAACTGAGTGTGGCGAGTCCTGAGCTCAGGTCTCAGCGGATAGAAGTATTGAATAAACTTTCACGTCATCACCAGGGGGTTTACATTGTCCCTGTAGCGGGATTAAGGAAGATCCTTCCTCCGAAAGATATGTGGAGAACGAATCAGATCCATTTCCGGATGGGTGAGGATATCGATCTGGATGAGGTGTTGAACCAGCTCGTGCAGATGGGATACCAACGGGCCGGCATGGTCAGTACGCCTGGTGAATTCAGCCTCCGGGGCGGGATTGTGGATGTATTCCCACTGACGTCCCAGCATCCGATCAGGATTGAATTATTCGATACCGAGATTGATTCGATCAGGCTCTTTTCAGTAGAGGATCAGCGCTCGATCGATAAGCTGGATAAGGTGGAAATAGGACCTGCCACAGAGGTCTTGTTGAAATATGAGAATATTGAAAGACTGATCGCAGAAATCGAAGCGGGACTTTCCGCCAGTTTGAAAAAGGTGAAGTCAGCGGCAGTCAAGGAGAAGTTGACGGAGTACATAGGGCATGAGGTGGAGAAGCTTCAGAACGGCCAGATTCCGGAGCAGATCTTCAAATATCTGTCCCTTGCCTATGAGCAGCCTAGTAGTTTGCTAGATTATTTACCGGAT
The nucleotide sequence above comes from Bacillus sp. KH172YL63. Encoded proteins:
- a CDS encoding anti-sigma-F factor Fin family protein, with product MAIHYQCRHCGTTVGTLSNVALHSEQLGLHTLSEEERLHMVLYQENGDIQVRTICEDCQESLERNPDYHQLDHIIQ